A stretch of Sulfitobacter sp. THAF37 DNA encodes these proteins:
- a CDS encoding xanthine dehydrogenase family protein molybdopterin-binding subunit: MPKDGGIGASTKRREDVRFLTGNGNYTDDINLRGQAYVFFLRSDVAHGKLTNVDTSAAEGMDGVVKIFTGKDFEGVGGMPCGWQVTDKHGQPMQEPGHPVLAQGKVRHVGEPIAAVVAETLGQARDAAEAIVVDIEELPAVIDMKEAVKDGAPKVHDDLTSNLCYDWGFVEENKDAVNKAFEEAAHVTTLELVNNRLVANPMEPRVAVGDYNRSDGEHTLYTTSQNPHVIRLLMGAFVLGIPEHKLRVVAPDVGGGFGTKIFHYQEEAFCTFAAKACNRPVKWTSSRSEAFISDAHGRDHVTKIELALDAENNFTALRTDTYANMGAYLSTFAPSVPTWLHGTLMAGNYKTPLIYVNVKAVFTNTVPVDAYRGAGRPEATYQLERLVDKAAHELGVDPIKLRRQNFITEFPYATPVAVEYDTGDYGATMDKLEEIADLAGFEARRKESEAKGKLRGFGVNCYIEACGIAPSNLVGQLGARAGLYESATVRVNATGGLVVMTGSHSHGQGHETAFPQVIAEMIGIDASMVEIVHGDTSKTPMGMGTYGSRSLAVGGSAMVRATEKIIAKAKKIASHLLEASEGDIELKDGAFSVAGTDKSVAWGDVTLAAYVPHNYPLEDIEPGLEETAFYDPSNFTYPSGAYACEVELDPETGHVTIERFAAADDFGNIVNPMIVTGQVHGGLAQGIGQALMENCAYDSDGQLLSASYMDYAMPRASDVPMFDVDHSCQTPCTHNPLGVKGCGEAGAIGSPPAVVNAVLDAMRSGGKDVAHIDMPVTPSRVWAAMQG, translated from the coding sequence ATGCCCAAAGACGGCGGAATTGGTGCCAGCACGAAGCGGCGCGAGGACGTCCGGTTTTTGACCGGCAACGGCAATTACACCGACGACATCAACCTGCGGGGACAGGCCTATGTCTTTTTCCTGCGCTCTGACGTGGCCCATGGCAAGCTGACCAATGTGGACACATCTGCGGCCGAAGGTATGGACGGGGTGGTGAAGATCTTCACCGGCAAGGACTTTGAAGGCGTGGGCGGCATGCCCTGCGGCTGGCAGGTCACTGACAAGCACGGACAGCCGATGCAGGAACCGGGCCATCCGGTGCTGGCGCAGGGCAAGGTGCGGCACGTGGGCGAGCCCATCGCCGCCGTCGTGGCTGAGACGCTTGGGCAGGCCCGCGATGCCGCCGAAGCGATCGTCGTGGACATCGAGGAACTGCCCGCCGTCATCGACATGAAAGAGGCGGTCAAGGACGGCGCGCCCAAGGTGCATGACGACCTGACATCGAACCTCTGCTATGACTGGGGGTTCGTCGAAGAGAACAAGGACGCGGTGAACAAGGCCTTTGAAGAGGCCGCGCATGTCACCACGCTGGAGCTGGTCAACAACCGGCTGGTGGCCAACCCGATGGAGCCGCGCGTGGCGGTGGGCGATTACAACCGCTCCGATGGGGAACACACGCTTTATACCACCTCGCAGAACCCGCATGTGATCCGGCTGCTGATGGGGGCCTTCGTTCTGGGCATCCCCGAGCACAAGCTGCGGGTCGTGGCGCCCGATGTGGGCGGCGGTTTCGGCACCAAGATCTTCCACTACCAGGAAGAGGCCTTCTGCACCTTTGCGGCCAAGGCCTGCAACCGTCCGGTGAAATGGACCTCAAGCCGGTCGGAGGCGTTCATCTCGGACGCGCATGGCCGGGACCATGTGACCAAGATCGAACTGGCGCTGGATGCGGAGAACAACTTTACCGCGCTGCGCACCGATACCTACGCCAACATGGGCGCCTATCTGTCGACATTCGCGCCCTCGGTGCCGACGTGGCTGCATGGCACGCTGATGGCGGGCAACTACAAGACGCCGTTGATCTATGTGAACGTCAAGGCGGTGTTCACCAACACCGTGCCGGTGGATGCCTATCGCGGGGCCGGCCGGCCGGAGGCGACCTATCAGCTGGAGCGTCTGGTGGACAAGGCCGCACATGAACTGGGGGTCGACCCGATCAAGCTGCGCCGTCAGAACTTCATCACCGAATTCCCCTATGCCACCCCGGTGGCGGTGGAATACGACACCGGCGACTACGGTGCCACCATGGACAAGCTCGAAGAGATCGCGGACCTGGCCGGTTTCGAAGCGCGGCGCAAGGAAAGCGAAGCCAAGGGCAAGCTGCGCGGCTTTGGGGTGAACTGCTATATCGAGGCCTGCGGCATCGCGCCGTCGAACCTGGTGGGTCAGCTGGGCGCGCGCGCCGGTCTGTACGAAAGCGCCACGGTGCGGGTCAACGCGACCGGCGGCCTGGTTGTCATGACCGGCAGCCACAGCCACGGGCAGGGGCACGAGACGGCCTTTCCGCAGGTGATCGCCGAGATGATCGGCATCGACGCCTCCATGGTCGAAATCGTGCATGGCGATACCTCCAAGACGCCGATGGGCATGGGCACCTACGGGTCGCGTTCCCTCGCGGTGGGTGGATCGGCGATGGTGCGCGCGACGGAAAAGATCATCGCCAAGGCCAAGAAGATCGCGTCGCACCTGCTGGAAGCCTCCGAAGGCGACATCGAACTGAAGGACGGGGCGTTCAGCGTCGCCGGTACGGACAAGTCGGTGGCCTGGGGAGACGTGACGCTGGCCGCCTATGTGCCGCATAACTACCCGCTGGAGGATATCGAGCCGGGGCTGGAGGAGACGGCGTTCTATGACCCCAGCAACTTTACCTACCCCTCGGGTGCCTATGCCTGCGAAGTGGAGCTTGACCCGGAAACCGGCCATGTCACCATCGAGCGGTTCGCCGCCGCGGACGACTTTGGCAACATCGTCAACCCGATGATCGTCACCGGCCAGGTGCATGGCGGGCTGGCCCAGGGGATCGGTCAGGCGCTGATGGAGAATTGCGCCTATGACAGCGACGGCCAGTTGCTGAGCGCGTCCTACATGGACTACGCCATGCCGCGGGCCAGCGACGTACCGATGTTCGACGTGGATCATTCCTGCCAGACGCCCTGTACGCACAACCCCCTTGGGGTGAAAGGCTGTGGCGAGGCGGGGGCCATCGGGTCGCCCCCGGCGGTGGTCAACGCGGTGCTCGATGCGATGCGCTCGGGCGGCAAGGACGTGGCCCATATCGACATGCCCGTGACGCCGTCGCGCGTCTGGGCGGCGATGCAGGGATAA